The segment CGGGGCAAGGAGTGGTACGTCAAGGCCAAGTGCTTCCAGTGCCACGGCGATACCGGCAAGGGCGACGGCCCCTCGGCCGACGAGCTCGAGGATGACCTCGGGTTCAAGATTCTCCCGGCCGACTTCACCAAGGGCCAGTTCAAGGGCGGCGCCGATGTCCGGGACATCTTCCGCACGATGAGCACCGGGCTCGACGGCACGCCCATGCCGTCCTTCGCCGACGCGATCCCGAGCGAGGAAGACCGGTGGGCCATCAGCTACTACGTCCTGTCCTTTTCTGCGTTCAACGACCCGCTCACCGGTGAGCGGCTCAAGCTGCCGGCGGACATCCTCGAGAAGCTCAATACGCCAGACCGCGAGGCCTATGGCAGCTCGCGCCTGGCTCTGGACCCGGCCCGGCCGGCCCAGACCGATCCCAAAGTCCTCGTGCGCTTCCACAAGGGCATCCCGGGGGAAGGGAGGTAGGGCATGGAGCAGCTCATCTATCTCGTGGTCGGTGAGTTCCTCGTCTCGATGCTGATGGGGCTAGCCGCCCTCTGCGCCTTCGTGTGGGCGCTGACCGCCGGCGCCTTGAGCAACGTCGAGCGAGTGAAGTACCAGGTGCTGCAGATCGAAGGGATCGAGCATGACGCCGACCGGCGATAGTGCCGATCGCGAGCGAGTGATCGCCGAACACGCCACCGACCGGGGCCCCGTGGAGGAGTTCGCCCAGGGCGAGATCCGTAGCTATCACGGATTCGTGAACAAGTGGCTCCTGCTGGTCTACACCGCGCTCACGATCTGGAGCGTCTATTACCTGGTGAAGTTCTGGGGCGGCCTGGGGCCGGGGCTGGCCCGATGAGGGCCGTGTGGCTGCTCCTGGCGCTGGCCGTGATCAATCTGGCGATCCTCGTGAGCGACGCGCTGTTCAACGTCGTGGCGGTGATCTGGCAGGGGCCCTGAACGGAGACGACGACCATGCCTCCGATCGAGATGCTGGCCTTCGGGATCTTTCTGGCGGGAACGCTGATCTTCTTCGCGTGGGTCCTCCTGCTCACCGTCCGCAAGTGAGGAGGCCGCGCCCATCGCGCACCCGACCGGATCCGTAACCGGCCCGGCGGCGGCCACGCCGCTGGGCCTTCCCGCGCCTGCTGCGGCGCTCGCCGGGGAGTGGCGGCCAGAGGTCGTGATCCCCCTGGCGCTCTGGCTGACGGTCTACACGCTCGGCTGGTGGCGGCTCCGGGCGCGCACGACCGCCCCGGCACCGGCCTGGCGGCTCGGCGCCGCCGTCATGGCCACGGGGGCGATCGCGATCGCCCTGCTGTCCCCGCTCGACCGCTGGGCCCACGAGCGTTTCTCGGCGCACATGGTCCAGCACCTCTTGCTGCTCAAGCTCGCGGCCCCCGCCGTGCTCCTCGCCAACCCGCTGCCGATGGTTCTCTGGGGCCTTCCCCGAAGCGTGCGGCGGCGGCTCGGCGGGCAGCTCGGTCGCGGCCGGCCGTTGCGGAGGATGGCGCTGGCCCTCACGGCGATGCCGCTGGCGTGGGGGCTGTCCGCGCTGGCGCTCTGGGCCTGGCACGTGCCCGCGGCCTGGGAGGCGGCGCTCAGCGATCGGCTCGTGCACGACCTCGAGCACCTGGTCTTCTTCGGTAGTGGTGTGCTCTTCTGGTGGCCGCTCCTCGAGGCGGCGCCGCGGCTGCGGGCGCCAGCCCATCCCGGCGCCCGGATGGCCTACCTGATCCTGGGTGCCTTTCAGGAGGCGACCCTGGGGCTGCTGTTGACGGTGAGTCCCCAGGCGCTCTACCCCACGTACGGGGGCGCCCTCGATGATCAATGGTGGGGCGGGGTTGTCATGTTCGGTGCCGGCGGCCTGATCGACATGACGGCGGTGCTCATCCTCCTATTCCGGGTGCTCGATCGCGGGGAGCCGCTGGCCGTGCGGGCCGTATAGGCATGGAACCCGGCTGGTCGCTGTACGTGTCCGCCCTGACGGTGGGCATCCTCTTCGGTTACGTCCTGCAGCGCGGCGGATTCTGCCTCACCCGTGCGCTGGCCAACCTCGTCCTGAGCGGTGACGCCACGATCCTCCGGGCCTGGATCCTCGCGCTCGTGGTGGCCATCATCGGCGTTCAGGCGCTGGTGAGCCTTCACGTCGTCGACGTCCCGGTCCACTCCTTTCGCTGGCTGGCGAACATCCTCGGTGGTCTGCTCTTCGGCGTCGGCATGATCCTGGCCGGCGGATGCGCCGGCAGTACATGGTACCGGGTCGGTGAGGGCGCGGTCGGCGCTGTTGTCGTGCTGCTCGGCTTCGCCATCGGCGCCAGCGTCGTCGGGATCGGGGCGCTGGCCCCGGTGCGGCGGATGCTCCAGGAGCCGACGCTCACGGTGGGCGACGCCCCGCCCACGCTTGCCAACGCGCTCGGCGTGTCCCCTTGGATCGTGATCGCCGGTTTGGCCCTCATGGCAGGGCCGTGGTTCCTGCGCGGTCGGGGCGGAGCTGCAGGGGGCAAGTGGCCCTGGGGGGTGACCGGCGGAGCCGTCGGGCTCCTGATCATCGCGGGATGGTGGGCCTCGAGCCTCGGCGACGGACCGCAGGGCATCACCTTCAGCGCCAACACGGGCCATCTCCTGACGTACGTCATGGTCGGATTTCCCAACCGGATGACCTGGGGCATGCTGCTGCTCCCCGGGGTCGCCGTGGGTGCGTTCGCCGGCGCCTGGCTTGCCGGCGAGTTCCGCTGGAAGCTGCCTCCGGGATGGAGCCTGGTCAAGCTCTTCGGGGGCGGGCTGCTCATGGGTGGCGCGGCCCTGCTCGGCGATGGCTGCAACATCAGCCACGGCCTCACCAACTTGGCCACCCTCGCGGTGAGCAGTCTGGTGAGCTTCGCCTGCATGGGTCTGGGGGGCTGGGCGACGCTGTGGGCCCTCTACCTGCGTGCGGGCGCCAGCGAGCGCGTCAGAGCTGCGAGCGGAGCGGCGCCGTCAGGCATCCCAGCACCTTGAGCCAGACACTGCGCTGGCACAGCGAGTCCGACACCGCGCGGACGAGGCCGGTGTCATGAGTTGCTGCATCCTAGCCCAGACGATAGAATCGCCGTCACCTCCAGGGAGCGTATCCTGTCACGCGCCGCGGATGTTAGGACGACTTCGTCGAGCGGGCTACCCGCCACGCGAGGCTTTTTCCGCGTCGAGCACGTAGTGATGACCGTGGCGGTCCTCTCGCTCCTGGTGCTCGTCGTCCTGCCCCTGGCCTCCATGGTCTGGGGCAGCCTCACCGAGGCCGGCCGGCCGACACTGGCGCACTTCCGGGAGGCGCTGGGGAGCCGACTGTACGTGCAGGCGCTCCGCAATTCCCTCGTGCTCGGGCTGTGGACGGCCGTGCTGAGCGTCGTCGTCGGGGTTCCGCTGGCCTGGGCGGTGAGCCGGACCGATGCGCCGGCCAAACGGTTCGTGCATCTGACGGCCGTGATCTCGTACGTCACGCCGCCGTACCTGACGGCCATCGCCTTCGTCAACCTCTTCAGCCCCAACGCCGGCCTGATCAACCGGTTCGTCCGCGACGTGCTGGGGCTGCCCGGCCTGACCTTCAACGTGTTCTCGATGGCCGGCCTGGTCCTCGTCACCGCGCTGCACACCTTTCCCTTCGTGTACCTGCTCGCCGCCAGCGCGCTCGAGTCGGTGGACGCGTCGATGGAGGAATCGGCCCAGATCCTGGGGGCGGGGCGCTGGCGCATCGCCGCCGCGGTCACCTTGCCGCTCGTCGCGCCGGCCGTGCTGTCGGGGGCGCTGATCGCCTTCGTGAACGCCATCGCGCTGTTCGGCTCGCAGGCCATCATCGGCCTGCCCGGCCGGGTCTTCACGCTGCCCACCCGGATCTACGCCCTGTTCGACTACCCGCCCCAGTACGGGCTGGCCTCGGCGATCTCGTTGATCTTCGTCGTCATCACCGTGCTCGCGCTCTACCTGCAGCGGCGCTACCTGGCCCGGCGCTCCTACGTGACCGTGGGCGGGAAGGGCAGCCGTCCCCAGCTCGTCCGGCTGGGGGCGGCCCGCTGGGCCATCTTCGCGTTCTGCGTGGCCGTGTTCGTGGTGGCGGTGCTGGCGCCGTACCTCACGCTGCTGGCCGTGTCGGTGAGCCAGTCCTGGGGCCTGGGGTTCTGGCAGCACCTCACGCTCCAGCACTATCGCTTCGTCCTGCTCGAGTACGACGTCACCCGGCGGGCCATATGGAACAGCCTGCTCCTGGCCTCCGCGGCGGCCACGCTGACCGTTCTGCTGGGCAGCCTGATCGGGTGGATCGATCTCCGCACGGGGTTCCGCGGCCGCAAGCTGCTCGACTACGCCTCGCTCATCCCGCTGGGACTGCCGGGGATCGTCGTCGCGGTGGCCCTGATCCAGTTCTGGCTTCGCATGCCGCTGCCCATCTACGGCACCCTGCTCATCATCCTGCTCGCCTACACCGGGCGGTACGTGCCGCTCGGCGTGCGCTCGGCCAACGCCGCCTTCCGCCAGATCGATCCGTCGCTGGAGGAGACGGCGCGGGTCACCGGGGCCGGGTGGCTGCGGACGTTCCGCAGCGTCACGCTGCCGCTGGCCCGTCCCGGCCTCTTCGCCGGCTGGCTGCTCGTCTTCGTCCCGGCCATCCAGGAGCTGTCCGCCTCCATCCTGCTCTTCAGCTCGGAGTCCATCACCCTGGCCGTCGCCGTCTACAATCTCTACGAGACGGGAGCGCTGGAACCGGTGGCCGCGCTGGCGATCGTCACCATGGTGATCATCACCGCGGCGATCGCGCTGGCCAGTCGGCTGGGCCGCGTCGGCGGCGCCGCGCCCGTGGAGCGCGTCCCGGTGACCCCGTGAGCCAGCGAGCTGGGGTCGAGTCAGTTCGGAGCCGGTGGGGGGTGTCGGGGAGGAGCGGCGGCCGCTTCCCCCGACATTAACGATAACAATTATGGCCGGAATCCAGGTCGAGCGGGTGACCAAGCGGTTCGGGGCGGTGATCGCCGTCCGCGATCTGAGCCTCGAGATCCGGGATCGCGCGTTCGTGACCCTGCTGGGTCCGAGCGGCTGCGGCAAGACCACGCTGCTCAGGCTCATCGCCGGCTTCACGGCGCCCGACGAGGGCGTGATTCGCGCCGGCGGGGTCACCCTGTCGACGCCCACGTCGGTCGTGCCGCCCGAGCGGCGGGGCATGGGGATGGTGTTCCAGAACTACGCCGTCTGGCCCCACCGGACGGTCCACGACAACGTCGCCTTCGGCTTGGTCGTCCGCAAAGTCGCCCGCCGGGACATCCAGCAGCGAGTGGCCAGGATCCTCGAGCTCGTCAACCTCTCCGGTCTCGAGCGCCGCTACCCCAGCGAGCTCAGCGGCGGGCAGCAGCAGCGCGTGGCCTTGGCCCGAAGCCTGGTGGTGGAGCCCGGTATCCTGCTGCTCGACGAGCCGCTGTCGAACCTGGACGCCAAGCTGCGCGAGCGGATGCGTTGGGAGCTGAAGGACCTGCAGCGCCGGACGGGGATCACCTTCATCTATGTCACCCACGATCAGTCGGAAGCCATGGCGCTGTCCGACCGCATCGCGGTGATGCACCAGGGGGTGATCATGCAGTACGGTCCGCCGCGCGAGGTCTACTCGCGACCGGCCAACCGGACGGTCGCCGACTTCATGGGCCTCGTGAACCTGGTGGCCGGCCTGGTGGTCCGATCGGCCGGCGAGGACAGCCTGGTCACCATCGGCGGCAACCATCCCGTCGGCCTGGCCCTGCCCGAGGGCCTGGCCGAAGGCCAGACGGTTCAGGTCGCCATCCGCCCGGAAAGCCTGCACGTGACGGCGCTGACGCCCGGGGCCGTGACGGAGGGCCCGGGGGCGGTTCCCGGGAAAGTCGCCGATGTTACCTTTCTCGGCAATGTCCTCGACTGTCACGTGACTCTGGACGACGGATCGCGGGTCCGGGTTCAGCTCGATCCGACCCAGACGCTGGAGGTCGGCCAGCGGGTGGGAGTACGCTTCGATCGCCGGGCGGCGAGCGTGTTCACCGCCTGATCGGCCGGCTACTGGCAGGTGTCTTGCTCGGCACGAATGGAAGGAGGGGTTCTATGGCGACCAGCATGCTACGTGATGAGCCGGTAGAGGCTCTGTCCACTCGCGAGCTGATCGGGGAGATCATGGGCAAGGGGACCCTCCTGCTCAGGAAGGAAGCGGAGCTGGCCAAGGCCGAGATCAGGGCCGATCTGAAGTCGCATCTGGCGATGGCCAAGGGCCTGGCCGTGGCGGCGCTCTTTGGTCTCCTGGGGTTGAACGCCCTGGTCGTGGCCCTCGTGTTCGGGTTGACGGCCTGGATGCCGGGCTGGCTGGCGGCGCTCATCGTCGCCGGGGTCCTGCTGGTCCTCGCCGCCCTGATCGGGTACATCGGCTGGAGACGACGGGTGATCCCACTGACGGTGACCCGCAAAACGCTGAAAGAGGACGTGCAATGGGCGAAACAACAACTGGCCTGAGGAGCGCGCAGATCACGACGGACGGCGTGGGGCGACAAGCCGACACGCCGCGGGGGGCGGTCCGGCTGCTGGAAGGCCAGATCACCGGCCTGCGCGACGAGCTCGGCGAGCTCGTGGCCGAGCTGGACCGGCGCCGCCACGAAGCCCTCGACGTGAAGCTGCAGGTGCGCCGTCACAAGCGTGAGATCGCGCTGACGGGCGCCCTGCTGGCCGGGATGGCCGTCGGCTTTCTGTGGGTGAGCGTGCGGCAAAACCGGCGACGGCGGCGCTTCGGTGCCCAGGTCGGGCGCTTGGGTGCCCAGGTCGGGAGTTTCCAGCAGGCGATGAGCCGGATGATCGAGCGCCCCGACCGGGTGGCGGTCGAGCCCACGGTCACCAGCAAGGTGCTGGGGGCGGTGGCCAGCGCGGCGGCCGCGACGGTGATCCGGAAGGTGCTGGCCCGGGCTCTGGAGGAAGTGATGGAGCGTCGGCGGCTGGCCGCCACCGACACCTGGAGCGCGGGTCGCTCCCCGTCCCGGCCGGGCATCCCGCCGGCCGCCTGACGGCGCGACGGATCGGTCGGGATCGAGGGCGGCCTGGCTCAGCCGTGGCGGTGCCCGG is part of the Candidatus Methylomirabilota bacterium genome and harbors:
- the ccoS gene encoding cbb3-type cytochrome oxidase assembly protein CcoS — protein: MEQLIYLVVGEFLVSMLMGLAALCAFVWALTAGALSNVERVKYQVLQIEGIEHDADRR
- a CDS encoding cytochrome c oxidase assembly protein → MIPLALWLTVYTLGWWRLRARTTAPAPAWRLGAAVMATGAIAIALLSPLDRWAHERFSAHMVQHLLLLKLAAPAVLLANPLPMVLWGLPRSVRRRLGGQLGRGRPLRRMALALTAMPLAWGLSALALWAWHVPAAWEAALSDRLVHDLEHLVFFGSGVLFWWPLLEAAPRLRAPAHPGARMAYLILGAFQEATLGLLLTVSPQALYPTYGGALDDQWWGGVVMFGAGGLIDMTAVLILLFRVLDRGEPLAVRAV
- a CDS encoding YeeE/YedE family protein → MEPGWSLYVSALTVGILFGYVLQRGGFCLTRALANLVLSGDATILRAWILALVVAIIGVQALVSLHVVDVPVHSFRWLANILGGLLFGVGMILAGGCAGSTWYRVGEGAVGAVVVLLGFAIGASVVGIGALAPVRRMLQEPTLTVGDAPPTLANALGVSPWIVIAGLALMAGPWFLRGRGGAAGGKWPWGVTGGAVGLLIIAGWWASSLGDGPQGITFSANTGHLLTYVMVGFPNRMTWGMLLLPGVAVGAFAGAWLAGEFRWKLPPGWSLVKLFGGGLLMGGAALLGDGCNISHGLTNLATLAVSSLVSFACMGLGGWATLWALYLRAGASERVRAASGAAPSGIPAP
- a CDS encoding iron ABC transporter permease, with product MTVAVLSLLVLVVLPLASMVWGSLTEAGRPTLAHFREALGSRLYVQALRNSLVLGLWTAVLSVVVGVPLAWAVSRTDAPAKRFVHLTAVISYVTPPYLTAIAFVNLFSPNAGLINRFVRDVLGLPGLTFNVFSMAGLVLVTALHTFPFVYLLAASALESVDASMEESAQILGAGRWRIAAAVTLPLVAPAVLSGALIAFVNAIALFGSQAIIGLPGRVFTLPTRIYALFDYPPQYGLASAISLIFVVITVLALYLQRRYLARRSYVTVGGKGSRPQLVRLGAARWAIFAFCVAVFVVAVLAPYLTLLAVSVSQSWGLGFWQHLTLQHYRFVLLEYDVTRRAIWNSLLLASAAATLTVLLGSLIGWIDLRTGFRGRKLLDYASLIPLGLPGIVVAVALIQFWLRMPLPIYGTLLIILLAYTGRYVPLGVRSANAAFRQIDPSLEETARVTGAGWLRTFRSVTLPLARPGLFAGWLLVFVPAIQELSASILLFSSESITLAVAVYNLYETGALEPVAALAIVTMVIITAAIALASRLGRVGGAAPVERVPVTP
- a CDS encoding ABC transporter ATP-binding protein → MAGIQVERVTKRFGAVIAVRDLSLEIRDRAFVTLLGPSGCGKTTLLRLIAGFTAPDEGVIRAGGVTLSTPTSVVPPERRGMGMVFQNYAVWPHRTVHDNVAFGLVVRKVARRDIQQRVARILELVNLSGLERRYPSELSGGQQQRVALARSLVVEPGILLLDEPLSNLDAKLRERMRWELKDLQRRTGITFIYVTHDQSEAMALSDRIAVMHQGVIMQYGPPREVYSRPANRTVADFMGLVNLVAGLVVRSAGEDSLVTIGGNHPVGLALPEGLAEGQTVQVAIRPESLHVTALTPGAVTEGPGAVPGKVADVTFLGNVLDCHVTLDDGSRVRVQLDPTQTLEVGQRVGVRFDRRAASVFTA
- a CDS encoding phage holin family protein produces the protein MATSMLRDEPVEALSTRELIGEIMGKGTLLLRKEAELAKAEIRADLKSHLAMAKGLAVAALFGLLGLNALVVALVFGLTAWMPGWLAALIVAGVLLVLAALIGYIGWRRRVIPLTVTRKTLKEDVQWAKQQLA